GGCGACGCAGCGCAGAGTCCGACGTGTCATCCGTCACCAAGGCAATTGGTCGCGCGTGCATTTTTACCAGTTTTTCCACAAACTTTTGGTCTTGATTTAATGGTAATTTTAAGCGTTTAAAAATCGATTTTATAATTTTTGAACCCACAAATTCGTGTCCATGAAAAGTCCAACCTGTGCCTTCAACAAATTTTTTCGTCGGTGCTTTTCCGATATCGTGGAGTAGTGCCGACCAACGGAGCCAAAGTTTATCAGTATTTGGTGCAATATTATCAACGACTTCCAATGTATGATAAAAGTTGTCTTTGTGGGTTTGTCCATCAATTTCTTCAATTCCTTTTAGTGCGGTAAGTTCTGGAAGTATGATTTGTAATAAACCAGTTTCCTCAAGAATTTTTAGCCCAATCGATGGTTTTTCGGACATCATAATCTTGTTGAATTCCACCATGATGCGTTCCATAGAAACGATGTGGATTCTTTCAACTTCTGTTTTGATGGCTTGCAAAGATTTTTCTTCAATATTAAAATTGAGTGTGGACGCAAACCGAATAGCACGCATCATTCTCAAAGGATCATCCGAATAGGTTTGTAAAGGTTCTAGCGGCGTACGAAGAATTTTTTGTTCAATATCTTTAAGACCACCGAAAGGGTCGATGAGTTCACCAAAATTGTCTTTGTTAAGAGAAATCGCCATAGCGTTGATGGTGAAATCGCGGCGTTTTTGATCGTCCTCCAAGCTGCCAATTTCTACAAATGGTTTGCGGCTGTCCTCGCTGTAGCTTTCTTTTCGGGCGCCTACAAATTCGAGTTCCAAATCTTTGTAACGGAACATGGCGGTCCCATAAGTTTTGAAAACGGAAACTTTAAGATTGGGATTGATCTCGTGGGCGATGCTCTCGGCAAGTTTTATCCCAGAGGATTCTGTAACAAAATCAATGTCTGTGGGAGCTTTCCGTTTCATTATTAAATCCCGAACATAGCCTCCCACGATATAAACAGATTGTTGGTTGCGATGGGCAACTTCTGAAATGATTTTGAAAAGTTTGAGGTTTTGGTTCTGATTTAGATTAATGATCATAAGACTTTCAGCAAATAATTGGTTGCAAAGATAAGGCTTTCGAAATTTTTTCTGAATGTAATTGTCTTAAATGATAAATGTCAAGTTGTCTTGTTTTTTGTTAAAGATTTTAACAATGTTGTCAAATCGTGTAAGTGTATGACAATCATTGTTATAATATATGGCATATTTTTGAATTTGGTATGAATATGGAGAATTTTACCCCGAATAAAAGCTATACGTAGAATTAAATGAGTTAGAAAAAGTATAGTAGTTTTTTTTCATAGTTTATTTTTTCTTCAGGCGGCACCGCAGGTGCCGCCTGAAGTTTTTCTAGCCAATGTTTATTCTCTCAAAACTTTTATTTGTCCATCTTTCCAAACTTTAATTACCGAAGAACCGCTGTATTTCGAAACTTTCTCACGGTTTTCTTCCACTGCATAATCTACGGCATCAACGATTTCTTTAGAGATGTCAGCAAATTGCAGCGGACTTTTGTCACCACTAAGGTTAGCAGAAGTCGATACGATGGGTTTGTTAAGTTTTGAAATTAATTTTTTACAAAATTCGTCTTTTACTAATCTTATTCCAATGGAGCCATCATCTGCCAAAGCTTCTTTGGGAAGACCTTTTGCGGATTCGTAAACAATGGTTACAGGTTTTTCTGATAGGTCGATAATCTCCCAAGCCATCTCTGGAACGTCCACCAAATCTTGCAAACGTTTTTCGTTTTCTACCAATATAATCATGGATTTGTGGGTATCACGATGTTTGATATCGAATACTTTTTTTATAGCTTCTGGATTGGTAGCGTCACAGCCAAGTCCCCAAATCGTATCGGTCGGGTAAAGAATGCTGCCGCCATTTTTTAATATATCTACTGCTTTTTCTAGGCTCATGATTGAAAATGTATTAATATGAGATGTTAAGATAATTTAAACTTTTAAACTTTTGATTTTTAAATGATTAAGTTTTAATTCTTGTTGGTGTCTTAATTTTTGACGCTTCAAATTTAATTATAAATGAACGGAAGTTTAC
This genomic stretch from Chryseobacterium sp. POL2 harbors:
- a CDS encoding CCA tRNA nucleotidyltransferase, which gives rise to MIINLNQNQNLKLFKIISEVAHRNQQSVYIVGGYVRDLIMKRKAPTDIDFVTESSGIKLAESIAHEINPNLKVSVFKTYGTAMFRYKDLELEFVGARKESYSEDSRKPFVEIGSLEDDQKRRDFTINAMAISLNKDNFGELIDPFGGLKDIEQKILRTPLEPLQTYSDDPLRMMRAIRFASTLNFNIEEKSLQAIKTEVERIHIVSMERIMVEFNKIMMSEKPSIGLKILEETGLLQIILPELTALKGIEEIDGQTHKDNFYHTLEVVDNIAPNTDKLWLRWSALLHDIGKAPTKKFVEGTGWTFHGHEFVGSKIIKSIFKRLKLPLNQDQKFVEKLVKMHARPIALVTDDTSDSALRRLLFDAGEDLEDLIILCKSDITTKSYAKQTRFKKNFEYVFQKIKEVEEKDHIRNFQPPISGEEIMDMFKLKPGREIGILKEKVKEAILEGEIANDKTEARDFVIKEAKILGLNLVS
- a CDS encoding L-threonylcarbamoyladenylate synthase, which translates into the protein MSLEKAVDILKNGGSILYPTDTIWGLGCDATNPEAIKKVFDIKHRDTHKSMIILVENEKRLQDLVDVPEMAWEIIDLSEKPVTIVYESAKGLPKEALADDGSIGIRLVKDEFCKKLISKLNKPIVSTSANLSGDKSPLQFADISKEIVDAVDYAVEENREKVSKYSGSSVIKVWKDGQIKVLRE